One Stenotrophomonas oahuensis genomic region harbors:
- the ppnN gene encoding nucleotide 5'-monophosphate nucleosidase PpnN: MTISETPARTLPVQDARIYPRGGLDVLSRAEVARLRDASGGGMHELLRRCALAVLTSGSASDDPRAARDLYPDFDIQVAQQDRGVRIDLVNAPAMAFVDGEIIRGVAELLFAVVRDLAYMAIEMGPAYAAELESSEGITNAVFGLLRNARILNPGDPNLVVCWGGHSIGRDEYLYTKQVGYELGLRGLDICTGCGPGAMKGPMKGATIAHAKQRKHTTRYIGLTEPGIIAAESPNPIVNHLVIMPDIEKRLEAFVRIGHGIIVFAGGVGTAEEILYLLGILLREENKDLPFPLILTGPTVAAPYFEQIDRFIRLTLGDAAAERYQIIIGDPVAVARQMSAGIKRVREHRLAQKDSFFFNWSIEIPWEYQQPFVPTHEAMAALDLHHGRPPHALAADLRRAFSGIVAGNVKEDGMRRIEQFGPFEIHGDPDMMQALDALLRAFVEQRRMKISGEYQPCYRVLA, translated from the coding sequence ATGACGATCAGTGAAACCCCGGCGCGCACGCTGCCGGTGCAGGACGCGCGGATCTACCCGCGCGGTGGGCTGGATGTGCTGTCCAGAGCCGAAGTGGCGCGCCTGCGCGATGCCTCCGGCGGCGGCATGCACGAGCTGCTGCGGCGCTGTGCGCTGGCGGTGCTGACCAGCGGCAGTGCCTCGGACGATCCGCGCGCGGCGCGCGATCTGTACCCCGATTTCGACATCCAGGTCGCCCAGCAGGACCGTGGCGTCCGCATCGACCTGGTCAACGCCCCGGCCATGGCCTTCGTCGACGGTGAGATCATCCGCGGCGTGGCCGAGCTGCTGTTCGCGGTGGTCCGCGACCTGGCCTACATGGCCATCGAGATGGGCCCGGCCTACGCGGCCGAGCTGGAATCGTCCGAGGGCATCACAAACGCGGTGTTCGGGCTGCTGCGCAACGCGCGCATCCTCAACCCGGGCGACCCCAACCTGGTGGTCTGCTGGGGCGGCCACTCCATTGGCCGCGACGAGTACCTGTACACCAAGCAGGTCGGCTACGAGCTGGGCCTGCGCGGGCTGGACATCTGCACCGGCTGCGGTCCGGGCGCGATGAAGGGCCCGATGAAGGGCGCGACCATCGCCCATGCCAAGCAGCGCAAGCACACCACGCGCTACATCGGCCTGACCGAGCCGGGCATCATCGCGGCCGAGTCGCCGAACCCGATCGTGAACCACCTGGTGATCATGCCGGACATCGAGAAGCGCCTGGAGGCCTTCGTCCGCATCGGTCACGGCATCATCGTGTTCGCCGGTGGCGTCGGCACCGCCGAGGAGATCCTGTACCTGCTGGGTATCCTGCTGCGCGAGGAGAACAAGGATCTGCCGTTCCCGCTGATCCTCACCGGCCCGACCGTGGCCGCGCCGTACTTCGAGCAGATCGACCGCTTCATCCGCCTGACCCTGGGCGATGCGGCCGCCGAGCGCTACCAGATCATCATCGGCGATCCGGTCGCCGTGGCCCGGCAGATGTCGGCCGGCATCAAGCGTGTGCGTGAGCACCGCCTGGCACAGAAGGACTCGTTCTTCTTCAACTGGTCGATCGAGATCCCGTGGGAGTACCAGCAGCCGTTCGTGCCGACCCACGAAGCGATGGCCGCGCTGGACCTGCACCACGGGCGTCCGCCACACGCGCTGGCGGCGGACCTGCGCCGGGCCTTCTCCGGCATCGTCGCTGGCAATGTGAAGGAAGACGGCATGCGCCGCATCGAGCAGTTCGGGCCGTTCGAGATCCACGGCGACCCGGACATGATGCAGGCCCTGGACGCGCTGCTGCGCGCCTTCGTCGAGCAGCGCCGGATGAAGATCTCAGGCGAGTACCAGCCGTGCTACCGGGTGCTGGCCTGA
- a CDS encoding GspH/FimT family pseudopilin — MFLRLSKGFTLIELMVTIAVVAIMATIAYPSFEGLIRSSRVTTANNEMVGLANLARSEAIRSSRGGGVCGSSDGSTCDGDWAHGAAAFSDPDGDGTLGAGTILRFVSFKDTLTVTGPDAEVAFDARGRRRAGLDQIIVVRATTCTEGVAQQRQLLINASGQVRSTKETCS, encoded by the coding sequence ATGTTTCTGCGCCTGTCCAAGGGCTTCACACTGATCGAGCTGATGGTCACCATTGCGGTGGTGGCCATCATGGCCACGATTGCCTATCCGAGCTTCGAGGGCCTGATCCGGTCCAGCCGGGTCACCACCGCCAATAACGAGATGGTCGGCCTCGCCAACCTTGCCCGTTCAGAAGCCATCCGCAGCAGTCGCGGTGGCGGTGTCTGCGGCAGCAGCGACGGCAGCACCTGTGATGGTGACTGGGCGCACGGGGCTGCGGCGTTCAGCGATCCCGATGGCGACGGTACGTTGGGGGCAGGCACCATCCTGCGCTTCGTGAGCTTCAAGGACACGCTGACCGTCACCGGGCCGGATGCCGAAGTGGCGTTCGATGCCCGCGGCCGCCGTCGTGCAGGCCTTGATCAGATCATCGTAGTCCGCGCCACGACCTGCACCGAAGGTGTTGCCCAGCAGCGCCAGCTTCTCATCAATGCTTCGGGTCAGGTGCGCAGCACCAAGGAAACCTGCTCGTGA
- the pilV gene encoding type IV pilus modification protein PilV, producing the protein MLVKPFRSSRRQSGFSLLEVLIAILVLSFGLLGFALMQTMNVRFVQSSNYRTQATNLAYDLIEQMRSNRYQANWYSSASFDPGSVDVATACSPDAGAVSLAQKVTLWQCQVVKALGEDAGAEVTINDGAVSVAITWGDQRWDPQNPDQTTTFGLETQL; encoded by the coding sequence CTGCTCGTGAAACCTTTCCGCTCCAGCCGCCGTCAATCCGGCTTCAGTCTGCTTGAAGTGCTCATCGCCATTCTGGTGCTGAGTTTTGGCCTGCTGGGGTTCGCCCTCATGCAGACCATGAATGTCCGTTTCGTGCAGAGCTCGAACTACCGGACCCAGGCCACCAATCTCGCCTACGACCTGATCGAGCAGATGCGCTCCAACCGCTACCAGGCGAACTGGTACTCCAGCGCCAGCTTCGATCCGGGCAGCGTGGACGTTGCAACGGCGTGTTCGCCGGATGCCGGCGCGGTGTCGTTGGCGCAGAAGGTCACCCTCTGGCAGTGCCAGGTGGTGAAGGCGCTCGGCGAGGACGCGGGCGCGGAAGTGACGATCAATGACGGGGCCGTGAGTGTCGCGATCACCTGGGGCGATCAGCGCTGGGATCCGCAGAATCCCGACCAGACCACCACCTTTGGATTGGAGACTCAACTGTGA
- a CDS encoding PilW family protein, translated as MAGVSLVELMIAMVIGLIIMLGVIQIFSASSAASRLSEGASRTQENARFALEFLERDLRMAGHMGCVNDQAHVVKNLGDPVNNLGVNPGSGSPLDFRVSIQGYEAPGTAPGDSLALGGDWSAPSTLPASISGLSPSPAGGSDVLVLRFLDSEGVPVNQIAAASGNSVVTIADRAERLTKDGVPEPTLFGIADCGHADVFAGSLSGTEVTGTGVNLSRYTVQPTGQTMLYRAESIVYYVGLNPTTGVNGLRRARADSTGGYVINEEVVEGIQSLQLMFGLDATDDISITTPPVGNITQSAIATDVSEGTDAAAAAQWLRVGQVRVGLLATSPDPASSVTPANNPSVLGVEFEQGSTNDGRYRAPYEVTVALRNRLFGN; from the coding sequence ATGGCCGGCGTGTCGCTGGTGGAGCTGATGATCGCGATGGTGATCGGGTTGATCATCATGCTCGGCGTCATCCAGATTTTTTCCGCGTCCAGCGCGGCCTCGCGCCTGTCAGAAGGGGCATCGCGCACGCAGGAAAATGCACGTTTCGCGCTGGAATTCCTCGAGCGTGACCTGCGCATGGCAGGCCACATGGGCTGTGTCAACGACCAGGCCCACGTGGTCAAGAACCTCGGCGACCCGGTCAACAACCTGGGTGTGAACCCGGGCAGCGGTTCACCGCTGGATTTCCGGGTGTCCATCCAGGGCTATGAGGCACCGGGCACCGCGCCGGGCGATTCGCTTGCCCTGGGCGGAGACTGGTCTGCGCCCTCGACGTTGCCGGCCAGCATCTCGGGCCTCTCGCCCTCGCCAGCCGGTGGCAGCGATGTGCTGGTGCTGCGTTTCCTGGACTCCGAGGGCGTGCCGGTCAATCAGATTGCAGCCGCAAGTGGCAACTCCGTAGTCACCATCGCGGATCGCGCGGAGCGCCTGACCAAGGATGGTGTGCCCGAGCCGACCCTGTTCGGCATCGCCGATTGCGGTCATGCCGATGTCTTCGCCGGCTCGCTGTCGGGGACCGAGGTCACCGGAACCGGCGTCAACCTGAGTCGCTATACGGTCCAGCCTACCGGTCAGACCATGCTGTATCGGGCCGAATCGATCGTTTACTACGTTGGGCTGAACCCGACCACCGGGGTGAACGGACTGCGCCGGGCGCGGGCCGACTCTACGGGTGGCTACGTGATCAACGAGGAAGTGGTCGAAGGCATCCAGAGCCTGCAGTTGATGTTCGGGCTTGATGCGACGGACGACATTTCCATCACCACGCCGCCAGTCGGCAACATCACCCAGTCCGCAATCGCTACCGACGTGTCGGAAGGTACCGATGCCGCCGCCGCCGCACAGTGGCTGCGCGTGGGCCAAGTGCGCGTCGGGTTGTTGGCGACCAGCCCGGATCCCGCGTCCTCGGTCACACCGGCTAACAACCCCTCGGTGCTCGGCGTGGAATTCGAACAGGGCTCCACCAACGATGGTCGCTACCGCGCTCCTTACGAAGTGACCGTGGCACTGCGCAACCGACTGTTCGGGAACTGA
- a CDS encoding pilus assembly PilX family protein, whose amino-acid sequence MATYTRHQPGSYGARQQRGAVLYVALIMLILLALLGIAGMQVAGMQEKMSSNYRAANRAFQNSEGVVRGAENAVESIANRTDVADGALVSEGDINRVCDDGYDPVNWAATQADASESAVNVRQIDTCIVGESSLEMGAPLDEATPIYQITGFSTDDTAAPTSAVVIDTVFKL is encoded by the coding sequence ATGGCAACCTACACAAGACATCAACCAGGTTCCTACGGCGCGCGCCAGCAGCGCGGTGCCGTTCTCTATGTCGCGCTGATCATGTTGATCCTGCTGGCCCTGCTGGGTATTGCAGGCATGCAGGTCGCGGGCATGCAGGAAAAGATGTCGTCCAACTACCGGGCGGCCAACCGGGCGTTCCAGAACAGTGAAGGCGTGGTGCGTGGCGCGGAAAACGCGGTCGAATCGATCGCCAATCGCACCGACGTCGCTGACGGCGCGCTGGTCAGCGAAGGCGATATCAATCGTGTCTGCGATGACGGCTACGACCCGGTGAACTGGGCAGCGACCCAGGCCGACGCTTCGGAATCGGCGGTGAACGTCCGTCAGATCGATACCTGCATCGTCGGCGAGTCCTCGCTGGAGATGGGCGCGCCGCTTGATGAAGCGACCCCGATCTATCAGATCACCGGCTTCTCCACCGACGACACTGCGGCCCCGACATCGGCCGTGGTGATTGACACCGTATTTAAACTCTAA
- a CDS encoding pilus assembly protein, with translation MASQKKKWLAAASAGVLIAGGWVTYSLLAKQGQGTLWQAPLNIQSGATPAFLMALDDSGSMLWELLNNTRDGVYSWQSSSSNGRRIGFYNTAGNPYGYGEGTQYHYHTPSYGRDNNNAIPPLDAFGFVRSPDINTAYFDPRENYPDWKTGSADNPSFKTINPKSAPVDPRPSNSHKFINLTQDLTTRETRTGTNWNFRVLTGMVIPVDTVIRSETCGASTSNSTTRDQPTGFSRVTRQFTANVSGGCQTNFAYFPATFFLKTKMPADYGYLDDKITEVTRPTGGYPGTLYKYEIRLENFNNDTAKYNAAMQNFANWYSFYRTRREALIGSATNSLHEVDNLRVGWFRINGRSQATMYDLSDEAQKVQLLSNITANMRADGSTPNRSAANYLGQQFQRAKTSRDPNPPVLLSCQKNAGMLFTDGYINEEGNKTRMRNLVAPYYDNSLVAGLEANAVPVPKECPDGKLDCKTSLHMNFYGVTLGTQGDQFGVTYVPNPTRPWELTPNPYEVPPRFGTTTVDLQPGAVDEIWEAVLYSHGEMVNATRASDITAAMRRIISNVSKGQSPSGTRSLTGARIGKGSLSVEPFYEATNNGTDWYSKLNAFKLSVDPATRAIVSEQAWEASAKMPSPTARNVWFWRDGAQLQFNATNVSLDNLCSKPTGLYNNMRLCGGLSSLGDNTKAVSYLLGNASNEVRNGGNLRDRTTVLGDIINSTPLLTSPTDDYGYRTLGSLGTSYVEYLQSKRDSGRYMVYAGANDGMLHAFDGGMGSDGVQDSSGGTEVFGYIPSTSIGHMGNLLFPYDSSAEQDSAFDHRYFVDGPVVVGDTYDGSAWGTTLVGTAGAGGRSVFALDVTDPTTYGSANLLWELNDFDAQLDEVVRNNIGHVLGKPVIVPVKSSGGEVSFKAIFGNGVESKSGKAALFVVDLVRDRTPTVTTYVVEETGQNLPAGRNGLGNLVVVDRWGGTGNAQNVRGRDGFADTVYAADQKGAIWKFDLRGTDAPTKPLFTTKTHTDTDGLTYRQPITGGMTAASGPSGGVMLFFGTGSFSYLEDRNDESIQGLYAFNDTSDTLPAGTVIPTYTAANLRQITVTTTNDVRKVTLGDPPTDSRGWTVILPAGERFIANPTLTSGIVFMPTYLPTRDAEAQGCNVDGSNWLFGLVANSGDAGLSQVRQGTPDGDSPGAGTAGVPLATGGNAPVKDVTTAVVPRLGAPDMEEGSDPPAAPGAACMMQVSVAGAPPMYLPYPCGRQSWRQIR, from the coding sequence ATGGCTTCGCAGAAGAAAAAATGGCTCGCGGCAGCTTCCGCCGGCGTGCTGATCGCCGGTGGCTGGGTGACCTACAGCCTGCTGGCCAAACAGGGCCAGGGTACGCTGTGGCAGGCTCCGTTGAACATCCAGAGCGGTGCGACGCCTGCGTTCCTGATGGCACTCGATGACTCCGGCTCGATGCTGTGGGAGCTGCTGAACAATACCCGCGACGGTGTCTACAGCTGGCAGTCCAGCAGCAGCAATGGCCGGCGGATCGGCTTCTACAACACCGCCGGTAATCCGTATGGGTACGGCGAAGGTACGCAGTACCACTATCACACACCAAGCTACGGTCGTGATAACAACAATGCCATTCCGCCGCTGGACGCCTTCGGTTTTGTACGATCGCCGGACATCAACACGGCTTATTTCGACCCCCGCGAGAACTATCCGGACTGGAAGACCGGGAGCGCGGACAATCCCAGCTTCAAGACGATCAATCCGAAAAGTGCACCGGTCGACCCACGTCCTTCAAACTCGCACAAGTTCATCAACCTGACCCAGGATCTGACCACGCGCGAGACCCGCACCGGCACCAATTGGAACTTCCGGGTGTTGACCGGCATGGTGATCCCGGTGGACACGGTTATTCGCTCCGAGACCTGCGGCGCGAGCACTTCCAACAGCACGACCAGGGACCAGCCCACCGGGTTCAGTCGCGTTACCCGACAGTTCACGGCCAACGTTTCCGGTGGCTGCCAAACCAACTTTGCTTACTTTCCGGCGACGTTCTTCCTGAAAACGAAGATGCCCGCCGACTACGGCTACCTGGATGACAAGATCACGGAAGTCACCAGGCCTACCGGTGGCTACCCGGGCACTCTGTACAAATACGAGATCCGGCTCGAAAACTTCAACAACGACACGGCCAAGTACAACGCGGCCATGCAGAACTTCGCCAACTGGTACAGCTTCTATCGCACGCGACGCGAGGCACTGATCGGTTCCGCGACGAACTCGCTGCACGAAGTTGACAATCTGCGGGTGGGCTGGTTCCGGATCAACGGTCGCAGCCAGGCGACGATGTACGATCTGAGCGACGAGGCGCAGAAGGTGCAGCTGCTGTCCAACATCACCGCGAATATGCGCGCTGACGGCTCGACGCCCAATCGCTCGGCGGCGAATTATCTGGGGCAGCAGTTCCAGCGCGCCAAGACCAGCCGCGATCCCAATCCTCCAGTGCTGCTGTCGTGCCAGAAGAACGCCGGCATGCTGTTCACCGACGGGTACATCAATGAGGAAGGCAACAAGACGCGGATGCGCAACCTTGTTGCCCCGTACTATGACAACAGCCTCGTCGCGGGGTTGGAAGCCAACGCTGTGCCGGTTCCGAAGGAATGCCCGGACGGCAAGCTCGACTGCAAGACCAGCCTGCACATGAATTTCTACGGCGTGACGCTGGGAACGCAGGGTGATCAGTTCGGTGTTACCTACGTTCCCAACCCCACCCGGCCGTGGGAGCTGACCCCGAACCCGTACGAGGTTCCGCCGCGCTTTGGTACGACCACGGTTGACCTGCAGCCGGGTGCGGTCGATGAAATCTGGGAGGCGGTGCTGTATTCGCACGGCGAGATGGTCAATGCCACGCGTGCGTCGGACATCACCGCAGCGATGCGCCGCATCATCAGCAATGTGTCGAAGGGGCAGTCCCCCTCGGGCACGCGCTCACTCACCGGTGCGCGCATCGGCAAGGGCTCGCTGTCGGTGGAGCCGTTCTACGAGGCGACCAACAACGGTACCGACTGGTACAGCAAGCTCAACGCCTTCAAGCTGAGCGTGGACCCCGCCACTCGTGCCATCGTCTCGGAACAGGCCTGGGAGGCATCCGCGAAGATGCCGTCACCGACCGCGCGCAATGTCTGGTTCTGGCGCGATGGTGCGCAGCTGCAGTTCAATGCGACCAATGTGAGCCTGGACAACCTGTGCTCCAAGCCCACGGGTCTGTACAACAACATGCGGCTTTGCGGCGGGCTGTCCAGCCTGGGAGACAATACCAAGGCGGTGTCCTACCTGCTGGGTAATGCCAGCAATGAGGTGCGCAACGGTGGCAATCTGCGCGATCGCACCACGGTGCTGGGCGACATCATCAACTCAACACCGCTGCTGACCTCGCCGACCGATGATTACGGCTATCGCACCCTGGGTTCCCTGGGCACGAGCTATGTGGAGTATCTGCAGAGCAAGCGTGATAGCGGCCGCTACATGGTCTATGCCGGTGCCAATGACGGCATGCTGCATGCCTTCGATGGCGGCATGGGCTCGGATGGCGTGCAGGACAGCAGCGGCGGCACGGAAGTGTTCGGCTACATTCCGTCCACCTCGATCGGCCACATGGGCAATCTGCTGTTCCCCTATGATTCCAGTGCCGAGCAGGACAGTGCCTTCGATCATCGTTACTTCGTCGACGGCCCGGTGGTCGTAGGCGACACCTACGACGGCAGCGCCTGGGGCACCACCCTGGTGGGCACCGCCGGTGCCGGTGGTCGCAGCGTATTCGCGCTCGACGTGACGGATCCGACGACCTACGGGTCCGCGAACCTGTTGTGGGAGCTCAACGATTTCGATGCTCAGCTGGACGAGGTCGTCAGGAACAACATCGGCCATGTGCTGGGCAAGCCCGTCATTGTTCCGGTGAAGTCCAGCGGTGGTGAAGTCTCGTTCAAGGCGATCTTCGGCAATGGCGTCGAGAGCAAAAGCGGCAAGGCGGCGTTGTTCGTGGTTGATCTGGTGCGCGACCGCACGCCAACGGTCACCACTTACGTCGTCGAGGAGACCGGACAGAACCTGCCGGCTGGCCGCAATGGGCTGGGCAATCTCGTAGTCGTAGACCGCTGGGGTGGCACCGGCAACGCGCAGAACGTGCGCGGACGTGACGGCTTCGCCGATACGGTCTATGCGGCTGACCAGAAGGGCGCGATCTGGAAGTTCGATCTGCGTGGCACGGATGCTCCGACCAAGCCGTTGTTCACCACCAAGACCCACACCGACACGGATGGCCTCACCTACCGTCAGCCGATCACTGGCGGCATGACCGCCGCCTCGGGGCCATCGGGTGGCGTGATGCTGTTCTTCGGCACCGGCAGCTTCAGCTATCTGGAAGACCGCAATGATGAGAGCATCCAGGGTCTGTATGCCTTCAATGACACCAGCGACACGCTGCCCGCGGGGACGGTGATCCCGACCTACACGGCGGCCAACCTGCGGCAGATCACGGTGACCACCACCAATGATGTGCGGAAAGTCACCCTGGGCGATCCGCCCACGGACAGCCGAGGCTGGACGGTCATTCTGCCGGCAGGCGAGCGATTCATCGCCAACCCGACGCTGACGTCTGGCATCGTGTTCATGCCGACTTATCTGCCGACCCGGGATGCGGAAGCGCAGGGGTGCAACGTGGATGGCTCCAACTGGCTGTTCGGTCTGGTCGCCAACAGCGGCGATGCAGGTCTGTCCCAGGTCAGGCAGGGCACGCCCGATGGCGACTCGCCGGGTGCCGGCACCGCCGGCGTCCCCTTGGCCACTGGCGGTAACGCGCCGGTCAAGGATGTGACCACCGCCGTCGTGCCGCGCCTCGGTGCGCCGGACATGGAAGAAGGCTCGGATCCGCCGGCCGCCCCGGGTGCCGCCTGCATGATGCAGGTCAGTGTGGCCGGTGCACCGCCGATGTATCTGCCGTACCCCTGTGGTCGCCAGTCCTGGAGACAGATCCGGTGA
- a CDS encoding type IV pilin protein: MNVSAARVRGFTLIELMIVVAVVAILATIAVPAYADHVRKSRRAQAKADLVEYAALAERFHSVNNTYEGFTFPNGEGSIASPREGGTAAYTITMDAGSRTFTFTATAGEAQSKDKCGNLSVNQANVKTAGGELHECW, from the coding sequence ATGAATGTCTCCGCTGCGCGCGTCCGCGGCTTCACCCTGATCGAGTTGATGATCGTCGTAGCGGTCGTCGCCATCCTGGCGACGATCGCGGTGCCGGCCTATGCCGACCATGTGCGCAAGTCGCGTCGCGCCCAGGCAAAAGCCGACCTGGTCGAGTACGCGGCGCTCGCCGAACGCTTCCATTCGGTGAACAACACGTACGAAGGTTTCACCTTCCCGAACGGTGAGGGCAGCATTGCATCCCCGCGGGAGGGCGGCACTGCGGCCTACACCATCACCATGGATGCCGGGTCGAGAACGTTCACGTTCACCGCTACGGCCGGCGAGGCACAGTCGAAAGACAAGTGCGGCAACCTGTCCGTCAATCAGGCCAATGTCAAAACCGCAGGTGGCGAGCTGCACGAGTGCTGGTAA
- a CDS encoding GspH/FimT family protein produces MPRPYPLVQPPRRVFRGWTLLELTCALALAALLCALAVPAFGGLVTRLRADMVRMQMATAFNMARNTAITRHRPIAVCASEDGWRCGGDWSRGWLIYRDHGPSPVPIAEEDILRFQPGSTAKSVRAGASLGRHRLRFQRDGRSSGSNLTVSICAGPTLHSQVIVNNVGRTRARRVPQPTPCPF; encoded by the coding sequence ATGCCCCGCCCCTACCCGCTTGTGCAGCCCCCCCGCCGTGTATTCAGGGGATGGACGCTGCTGGAGCTGACCTGCGCACTGGCGCTGGCAGCGCTGCTCTGCGCGCTGGCGGTGCCCGCATTCGGCGGTCTGGTGACCCGCCTGCGGGCCGACATGGTGCGCATGCAGATGGCTACCGCTTTCAACATGGCGCGGAACACCGCCATCACGCGTCACCGCCCGATTGCCGTCTGCGCAAGCGAGGACGGCTGGCGCTGCGGCGGGGACTGGAGCCGCGGATGGTTGATCTATCGCGACCACGGGCCCAGCCCGGTCCCGATCGCCGAAGAGGACATTCTGCGCTTCCAGCCGGGTTCGACCGCGAAGAGCGTGCGGGCGGGTGCCAGCCTCGGCCGCCATCGTCTACGCTTCCAGCGCGACGGGCGCAGCAGCGGCAGCAACCTGACGGTAAGCATCTGTGCGGGACCTACGCTGCACAGCCAGGTCATCGTCAACAACGTGGGACGGACACGCGCCAGGCGCGTGCCGCAGCCAACGCCCTGCCCTTTCTGA
- the uvrB gene encoding excinuclease ABC subunit UvrB, with amino-acid sequence MSDRFELVSPYSPAGDQPAAIEKLTANFESGVAKQTLLGVTGSGKTYTIANVIQQVQKPTLIMAPNKTLAAQLYGEFKAFFPHNAVEYFVSYYDYYQPEAYVPSSDTFIEKDSSINEHIEQMRLAATKTLLSRPDAIVVATVSAIYGLGAPEDYLSLRLILSTGERIDQRDLINHLTQLQYTRNEYELQRGSFRVRGEVIDVFPAESDSEAVRIELFDGEVEQISMFDPLTGESLRKLQRYTVYPKTHYATTRERVLAAVETIKVELKERLEQLYAQNKLVEAQRLAQRTQFDLEMMAEVGYCNGIENYSRHLTGKAAGEPPPTLFDYLPPDALLVIDESHVTIPQIGAMFKGDRSRKETLVEFGFRLPSALDNRPLRFEEWEARCPRSIYVSATPGPYELREAGDEITELVVRPTGLIDPVVEIRPVATQVDDLMSEVNERIKLGDRVLVTTLTKRMAENLTEYLTEHGIRVRYLHSDIDTVERVEIIRDLRLGKFDVLVGINLLREGLDMPEVSLVAILDADKEGFLRSTGSLIQTIGRAARNLRGKAILYADRMTRSMQAAIDETDRRRSKQVEFNEAHGIVPRSVARPIVDVLEGARSDAAEKESRGKGKGRGSKVAEEAVDYRTLEPAQIAKKLQQLEQKMYQHARDLEFEDAAHVRDQIRQLKEASLG; translated from the coding sequence ATGAGCGACCGTTTCGAACTCGTCTCTCCGTATTCGCCTGCCGGCGACCAGCCGGCGGCCATCGAGAAGCTCACCGCCAACTTCGAGTCCGGCGTCGCCAAGCAGACCCTGCTGGGCGTGACCGGCTCGGGCAAGACCTACACCATCGCCAACGTGATCCAGCAGGTGCAGAAGCCGACGCTGATCATGGCCCCGAACAAGACCCTGGCCGCACAGCTGTATGGCGAGTTCAAGGCGTTCTTCCCGCACAACGCGGTGGAATACTTCGTCAGCTACTACGATTACTACCAGCCCGAGGCCTACGTGCCGTCGTCGGACACCTTCATCGAGAAGGACAGTTCGATCAACGAGCACATCGAGCAGATGCGCCTGGCCGCGACCAAGACCCTGCTGTCGCGCCCTGACGCGATCGTGGTCGCCACCGTTTCCGCGATCTACGGCCTGGGCGCGCCAGAAGACTACCTGTCGCTGCGCCTGATCCTGTCCACCGGCGAGCGCATCGACCAGCGCGACCTGATCAATCACCTCACCCAGCTGCAGTACACCCGCAACGAGTACGAACTGCAGCGCGGCAGCTTCCGCGTGCGCGGCGAAGTGATCGACGTGTTCCCGGCCGAATCGGACAGCGAGGCAGTGCGCATTGAACTGTTCGACGGCGAGGTCGAGCAGATCAGCATGTTCGACCCGCTCACTGGTGAAAGCCTGCGCAAGCTGCAGCGCTACACCGTTTACCCCAAGACCCACTACGCCACCACCCGCGAGCGCGTGTTGGCTGCGGTTGAGACCATCAAGGTCGAACTGAAGGAGCGGCTGGAGCAGCTGTACGCGCAGAACAAGCTGGTGGAAGCGCAGCGCCTGGCGCAGCGCACCCAGTTCGACCTGGAAATGATGGCCGAGGTCGGCTACTGCAACGGCATCGAGAACTACTCGCGGCACCTCACCGGCAAGGCCGCCGGCGAGCCGCCGCCGACCCTGTTCGACTACCTGCCGCCGGACGCGCTGCTGGTGATCGACGAATCGCACGTGACCATTCCGCAGATCGGCGCGATGTTCAAGGGCGACCGTTCGCGCAAGGAAACCCTGGTCGAGTTCGGCTTCCGTCTGCCGTCGGCGCTGGACAACCGCCCGTTACGTTTCGAGGAATGGGAAGCGCGCTGCCCGCGCAGCATCTACGTGTCGGCCACGCCGGGCCCGTACGAGCTGCGCGAAGCCGGCGATGAAATCACCGAACTGGTGGTGCGCCCGACCGGCCTGATCGACCCGGTGGTCGAGATCCGACCGGTGGCCACCCAGGTCGATGACCTGATGAGCGAGGTCAACGAACGCATCAAGCTGGGCGACCGCGTGCTGGTTACCACGCTGACCAAGCGCATGGCCGAGAACCTCACCGAGTACCTCACCGAACACGGCATCCGCGTGCGTTACCTGCACTCGGACATCGACACTGTCGAGCGTGTGGAGATCATCCGCGACCTGCGCCTGGGCAAGTTCGACGTGCTGGTGGGTATCAACCTGCTGCGCGAAGGCCTGGACATGCCGGAAGTGTCGCTGGTGGCGATTCTGGATGCGGACAAGGAGGGCTTCCTGCGTTCCACCGGTTCGCTGATCCAGACCATCGGCCGCGCCGCGCGTAACCTGCGCGGCAAGGCGATCCTGTATGCCGATCGCATGACCCGCTCGATGCAGGCGGCCATCGATGAAACCGATCGTCGCCGCAGCAAGCAGGTGGAGTTCAACGAAGCGCACGGCATCGTGCCGCGTTCGGTGGCGCGTCCAATCGTGGATGTGCTTGAAGGCGCGCGCTCCGATGCGGCCGAGAAGGAGTCGCGTGGCAAGGGCAAAGGGCGAGGCAGCAAGGTGGCCGAGGAAGCGGTGGATTACCGCACGCTGGAGCCGGCACAGATCGCCAAGAAGCTGCAGCAGCTGGAGCAGAAGATGTACCAGCACGCCCGCGACCTGGAGTTCGAAGACGCGGCCCATGTGCGTGACCAGATCCGCCAGTTGAAAGAGGCCAGCCTTGGCTGA